catatgtagcgattgttcttcgttttcaatttgggggttagggcaaagcgattgttcttgcgttactatgtgattgcagttttttttttttggttactctattattattattagttattattattattattagttttttggttactattattattattagttttgttttcatcttcgttttttttttgttactctattattagttattatatatatatatgagaatttttctttttatatataataacaacttttagtaaaaaaaaaaaaaattttcttttaagtaagttcataaaaatataacaacttttaagtttttttttttttcatttttttaattaaaaacccacattaattaatgagttggcaaataaaaataaattaatttccacgtgtcatgccacgtcaagattcttccccCACTTGTTGAGTCagaggggggtaacgcaaagaatcttgacattgcagggggtaatctcaaaaaaatattttgcactGGTAAcccaaaactcgcctattttgcaggggtataacactatttacccaaaaatgaattgttactttctttcttctcttctcttcaaGTGGGAGGTAGACATTTGTGCTGCTGTTGAATGTTGATAACGTGactgatctctctctctctctctctttttttctctGAAGACAGTGTCAAAATCTATTCGCAGTGTCAACTTTGCAATCCAACCCATTTCCATTCAAATTTACAGATCCATTTTCCATCCTCATCGGTACATACTTCTCTTCATTTTCCGATTCCCATCACCTACAAATTATCTCATAGATCTCGATCGCATCATTTACgatttcctttttcttttcttctataTTCATTCACCGTTTCTTTCATTTTCGATTTTGATTACTATACTTCATGTTATCGGCTATTATCTTTATGAACTTTGATGCTTTAGttcatataaattttatctTATTATATACTTTTGTAGTTTCCTATATGCAAATGCAAGTTAGTTGTTATACCATATATAGATATGTTTGTATCTGAGTTTGGATTTGCTTTTCACTTACAAAAGTTTTATTAATCTAATCCATCTACCgcctgtttggattggtggATTAATTGAACTTCTCTAATGACATGTgatttgtgagactgtttgggagaacttaCCAAAACAgcttatttcaatttttataagttttttcaatttattttaataatttctccaatataaattatgaaaatagctAGTAGTATATGTAAAAACATTTTATCGTTGTTTTatattttgctataaaaatagcttatgtatacATAATAAGCACTTATATCATGATAAGTGCTTGTGGTATAAGCTGTTTATCCTAACAGGCCTTGAGTCTATTATTCTTTGTTTATGAATATGACTTTATATGTTTTCAGttgtgtatgaaaaaaaaattgttttcccTATTCAGTTTCTATTTTCAAGGACTTGTTTTTAGTTGAGTCTATTAGTTGTGTATGAAAATCAAGGACCTGTTtggtttgaaaaaaattgttttcccTATTCAgtttatattttcacttttaattgCAAAAGTGtctattttttcatttcatttcttgTTTTCGAAGATTTATAcatgaaacaacaaaaacaagttatttttcttcttgtttttggTGCTTCATGTGCTAAtatatgaaaattgaaaactagaaagaaaatgagaacAGGATTACTATTTTTGTAATTAAATGAGGGAGCTTATAAAAATTTACGATGCAGTGTAGTTTCAATTTATATGATAAGCTATTGTATTTCAGGattgttttagtatttttttactataagtGTTTGtggatttatttttcttttctaaactAGATCATAATCTTCAATTTGATTTGGGAATCTGAAGTCTGGTTTCTGTTTGTCCTGTTGCAGGTTTCTTGAAATAAATGGCCTTGGTCACCACTGCTGAAGTGTGTGATGCAAACCCACAGTTAATTTTGAGTGGGGAGCTTCGTGCCCTTCAGCCAATTTTTCAGATTTATGGTCGAAGACAGGTCTTTTCCGGACCTATAGTTACCTTGAAGGTGTTTGAAGACAATGTCTTAGTGCGTGAGTTCCTTGAAGAGAAAGGCAACGGAAGAGTGCTTGTTGTGGATGGTGGTGCCAGTTTGCGCTGTGCAATATTGGGTGGCAACCCTGTTGTGCAAGCACAGAACAATGGATGGGCAGGTATTATTGTGAATGGATGTATAAGAGATGTGGATGAGATCAATGGTTGTGATATTGGTGTGAGAGCTCTTGGTTCTCATCCTATGAAAGCCAATAAGAAAGGTATGGGAGAAAAGCATGTTCCCATAACTATTTCTGGGACAAGGATCTGTGATGGGGAATGGCTTTACGCAGACACCGATGGAATTCTTATCTCTCGAACGGAGCTTTCTGTTTGATTGCAATTCATGTGTAAGGCCTGTATTTATTACTGGCAGGAAAGGCATGTCATAGTGTAGTGCTTTCTGTATTTGTGTTCTTGATCCTTGTTTCTTATCTTTCCACAAAATTGTAACGCTATTGGTCCCCATGATAATGAAAGTAGGTTGGAATGTTTGTCCATTTTACACCAACTTTATCTCTGTTTTGAATTGCTGTCATCAgaatttgcttttttttttcttctacttcTCCATAATTCAGTTAGTCGTTGCAACTTGCATCAGTTACTAAGTTTGGGGAgatctagatgcaaaatatatacaCGGCCAAATTTTGATAAACGATggtattttcttttgtttgctaTAGATGATGTTGCTGTCCAGAAATCTAAAGAGGGAAAGATCGTATCAGTGTGTTATAAATTTGGTATGGCGCATCTCTCCTTGTCTCTTATTTCCAGATAGCAGTATCCTAAGGATTACTGATGGGACATTGGCCAAATTGGCCTGATTAAATGTTATACTGATGAACTTACCCCCAAAATTTGCCATTTTAAATTGTCAAGCCATTGGGAGTAAGTTAGAGGCGAGACATTTGTGTTGTTTGCATGAGGTTACAGTCGTAGGTTTCAGCTTCATTTCGAAATTTTATGCATGACTTTGTATACAATATTACTAATTTTATTGgtatataaaaattatactCCTTTGTAAAGCTATCTTCTTGAAGTAGGGGAGATTTGGCCATATGGTAACGAATGAGGCAACGTGATTCTGCCTCTAACTACTTTGAGCATATAAGAGCAttcacaatggagcactccatttttgagtacttaaatggtcccacataaacacatcatcaatttattatttttttaataatagtacctaataggtactcaacccctccaatggagcatttcttaaaaagttctaaaatgggtcccatcaataattccacatcattaaaatttgaaatttaatttaaaataatattgttaaattttaagaattacataattaaaaaataatttaaaataattaataaaatggtaatttTGAGAGGAGTAGAATCcttcaatttggttttgatttatatgataggagtattcatttttttttcaatggtaAAAAGAAACATACAATGACTACCAACGTGTATATATGgttgacattaaatttttatgccaatttaaaaattgtgatttttttattttttgaatatattaaataaagtgggtcccataaaaagaaaagagagagagttcttatattagaagtggtacctattaggtactaaaatgtgttgtgctccgatggtagtacctaataagtactatgagtacctaataggtactacaccattgaagATGGTCTAATAGAAAAGGTATCAGGTGGGACCTGGATTTGCTACAGTCCAAGAAGTACGCGGTGATGCTATGCATTGTGTTTCTATGCCTATTAAATGTCTGTCCTATTGTACCCATTACGATTTACAGGGTAGAAAGTGAGTCACTCTAACCATTTTTTATTCACCCTCACTATTTGAAGGGTTGCCATTCCTTGTCGGTTGTGCAGCTGTAAAACTCCTAAACAACTCTCGTGCCTGATTCTCAAactgtactattttttttgtaatatatatGGGACAAGTGATCACTTGATCAATCTTCTTTCAAGTTATCCATACATAAGAAATATAAGAAACGAGGCGTCACAATCATATTGAAGGTAGTACAAAAACTAATTGTGTGCTGAGAGTGACTTGATTAACGCTTCTTCTAACAAACAATCATGTCGTGCCATCACGTGCTTCatgttatcttttttttttttttttttgaatttacgTGCTTCATGTTATCAAATATCAAGTAATGTGAGACTCTTTGAGCTCTCAGTTGTGTGACTTAGGCACCACTTTTATAAAGTATCGTACTATTTGGATCTTATACGAGCTCTctgattttattcttttttacttttttttttggtttttcaccaccagttgaatctggtttgggggtcagttctgacatcaagtggttccagacTCTTACCAatcgtagttgcgggggatcgaaccgtggtcctcactaccaagttcagcgtcaatcaccactgaaccaaccaACGATTATCTGGTTTTATTCTTAAGTTACAATTAAAAAACATCCCAATGGTGTACTGGAATACAGTGTGTTCAATAAAATGCCTGTTAAATTTGCAGTCCAGAACTCAATCACCGGATGTTGCTGTGATGAAAATGCATGCAAGATATGATGGAATTGTTGATAAGGATTGATTCAGTTTATTGGGCATCCGTGATTGATGCTAATGCTCTGGTTAATATGTCACATACTCTCTTTAAGCTAATGACAATGATTAGAATGTTCAAATTCAAGAGCTATTTCTTGAAACAGGCATGGTTAATTGCGGCCATTTGGGCGAATATTGTGTTGTGTGGCTAGAAATTGTAGCATAGTACTAAGGTAACAGAAAGAGAAATCATTGAAACTACTAGCAATCTTTCCTTCACTGATTTGGAATCTCAATCATCTAAAGTTATGCCATTACTAAATATGTATTGGTAACTCATTCCTTTGGTTGGAATCACTGACATAGGTAAATGCTGATTATGTTCTTCTTTTCAAATATATTGTAACCATGGaatccaatttatttttttgttgggaGATTCTATGGTGCAGTCCCACAATTGACTTCTTTGATGAAGTTGCTGATGTGGTTCAATAAGGAAGTAATGTTGACTTAATCAGTGCCAGATAATATTATACAATGCACATTATTTGCTGTGTATCTCTATGTACCCTCATAGATCAAGTGACACGTGGCATAAAACTAGAAGAGATTAgaacatcaaaataattatttattcaataaaaaggaaataacagaatattaaaaaaaaattgtacaacAATTTCATAGTCTCCTTCCTCTCATTATCTTTCCCACCACCGCTGCTCCTCCCTCTTTCTCTCATCGTCGCCGCCGATGCCACCTCCCGTCCGCTTCTGCAACTGGGTGTGATGGTTTTTTAACGAATAATTCTTTGTTTCTAAAATCCAGGTTATCAACACAAGTTTGATTATAATGAAGGCTAGTAACTTACATctgagttttatttatttatttattgggtCTACAACTTCCTCGTTTATCTTAAAACCAAGAATCTATTTAACTCCAAAACCCATTTTTTGCCTCATAGTTGAAAAATTGACAAATACATTTTTCAGATTTAttagtccaaatacattcattattcaatgaatctaaaaagtgaatttttgcttatatttatgtcctgagggagtatttatttttaaattatactttatttatatatcttttaagtcattaacttcaacCGAAGTATAGTTTTGAATCAATGATCAGTGTTAAAAGTGCTTCAGTTGAACTGAAGTATAATTTTCATTCAAATACTATATTTAATAGTGTTTCAGTTGAACCGgagtataattttaaataaaattaaacttttttttataatttttaaattattaatttcaacCGGAGTATAACTATCAGTAAAAGACTAAagttaatagtaattcagtttgaTCCGTACTATAATTTTAAGtaaaattatactttatttatataatttttaagtcattaatTTCAATTAGAGGATAATCTTAAGTTAAAGATTAGTATTAATAGTGCTTCAGTTGAATCGCAGTatactatttaattttaaatcttactttatttttgtttacactgaaatttggtaaacaaccgctagtttaagtatttaaactcgagAGATCAattagtaaatctcaggacaattttgtgttttgtttgcttaagaaaatgtttgaatgttcgtcaAAAAGTTCaacaaacacttaagaattaaaTCTTGTGCAAataataaaggaaaatgctaattcgaatcgcctcgaaacaGCAGTTTCATGAAAAAAATATCAAGTAAAGCTAAGTAACATTGCTGGAAAGTAAattgtgttggaacaaaattgatttaaaaatgtttgcccctaaatctattaaggttttgatgataacaaagtattaatatagaattggaaggactaaaaatttattttaagtgtgcagaacctagcttcagataagctctgaagaAAGCTCAGAAGACAAGGTTTCAGAAGATAATGGTCCTCAGTAGTTACGAGCATCAGAAGATGAAgtcatcagaacttcttaaagtctgagcttcatcaaactctgaagatcttcttgaagtctgtgaagattctcatttgaaggtcaactctcctaccaatgaagaaaaggacccttcaaccttgatcagaacagctaatctctttttgtctgtccactcttgagaacgtgggatATCAGACttattagctgaataaggaaagtcttctctgcacatggtcaaagtgtctgaaactcttactctattttggaaacgaccaaactgcatcagacaagttgcttgaagacaaaggatatcttcatcaacggtcatctttgcaacgactctttctcagtcctatatatactagaagaatcaagtTGCAAAG
This genomic interval from Trifolium pratense cultivar HEN17-A07 linkage group LG6, ARS_RC_1.1, whole genome shotgun sequence contains the following:
- the LOC123892873 gene encoding putative 4-hydroxy-4-methyl-2-oxoglutarate aldolase 2, which gives rise to MALVTTAEVCDANPQLILSGELRALQPIFQIYGRRQVFSGPIVTLKVFEDNVLVREFLEEKGNGRVLVVDGGASLRCAILGGNPVVQAQNNGWAGIIVNGCIRDVDEINGCDIGVRALGSHPMKANKKGMGEKHVPITISGTRICDGEWLYADTDGILISRTELSV